The Gammaproteobacteria bacterium genome includes the window ACTTGATCAAGTCACCCAACCGGTTTACCTAAGCCAGAAACAAATCAGAGGGCTAGCCGATCGGCATCGTGGTATCGGCTTCGACCAATTAATCTACGTTGAAGCGCCCATTCGACCAGACGCCGATTTCCACTACCGCGTCTTTAATGCCGATGGCAAAGAAGCGGGGCACTGCGGCAATGGTGCGAGATGCTTCTACCGGTTTGTGCGGGATAAGCAGCTCACATGGAAACGTCGCATTAAAGTGACCACTGAAGACGGTTCACTGCTTGATATCTTCCATGCTGGTCCCGGGCTCGTTGGTGTGGAGATGGAAGGGCCGGTCTTTCAGACCCCTCAAATACCGGTCACGATGAAGCATCATGGGCAACATTTATATCAGCTGCCCCTCATGGACGATATTATTGAAGTTGGCCTTGTGTCTGTCGGCAATCCACACTGTATCGTTTGGGTGCCAGATATTCGCACTGCACCGGTGAGAGAGCTTGGCCCCATGCTTTGTCAACATGCCTGGTTTCCGGAGCAGGTGAACGTCAGTTTCGTCGAATTGAAAAGTCGAAACCACGTCGCGTTACGCGTATTTGAACGGGGAGTTGGCGAGACACAAGCGTGCGGTACCGCCGCCTGTGCCACCATAGCCGTCGGTCGGGCCTTAGGTTGGTTGGATGAAAAAGTCCGAGTGATTCAGCCCGGCGGCATGCTACAGTTGCGATGGCGCGGGCAAGGTGCCAACATGGTGATGATTGGGCCAGCCCAAAAAGTGTTCGAAGGTGTGGTGGAATTATGAAAACAATGAACACGACGCCAAAAGAAGCGCTCATTCAATACCTGCGTGAACATCCGGATTTTTTTAAAAAACACCCCGAACTATTGTCCGAACTGGAATTGCCGGTCGCGCCACCAGGCACCGTATCGCTCGTGGAAAGACAGATTCGGAAGTTGCGCGAGCAAAACCAAAATTTGCAAACCCAGTTACTTGAAGTATTGCGAAACGCACAGCGCAATGAACACCTTCTCGGGCAGACAACATCTTTAATTCGATCGCTGATTGGTTGCCACGATTTACGCCAGCTTGCCGACACACTGATCGACGCCATGCCGAAATTATTCCAGATTGATGTTGTTCGACTCTACACCGAACAACTCCCCGGACACGAAGGGGTGGCTGAAGTCTGTGCAGAGCTCGGCTTATTTTTTCCACATCGGCACCCGATATGCGGTGCCTGTGATGCCCAAACCGCCGAATTGTTATTTGGCCGAACGGATATCCGCTCCGTTGCGCTTGTGCCCATCGGCCGCCACGCCGATATGGGTTTACTTGCACTGGGCCACCACGAACCGGATAATTTTGACCCTAACACTGGTACCCTTTTTCTAGACACCATTGGCCTTGTCCTTGAGGCGCTGTGTCAAAAATTGGCCTTTGCCAATGGCTAACACAACGAACACCGAACTGCTCAGGCCTGTTGACAGCTTTCTTGCGCACATGCGAGACATCCGGCGTGCCTCTGTTCACTCCCTGACAAGTTATCAACGAACACTCGCCGCCACAGCCAAACTGCTCGCTGAACAAGATATTATGAACTGGCGCGATGTCTCCAGTCACCACATCCGAAGTTTCGTGATACGCTGGCATCGACAAGGATTACAGCCAAGGTCCATCGCCCAGCGACTATCGGCGCTTCGTAGTTTTTATCGGTTTTTACTGCAAAATGGGGCCGTTTCCCATAACCCGGTGCAAGATGTTCGCGCCCCGAAACGCGCCAAACGATTACCAGCCTATCTTGACGCCGAGACCTTGGTGCATTTTCTCAACCGCATCCCACAGAACGATCCTTATTCGGCCAGAGACCGCGCCATACTGGAAATTTTTTACGGCTCTGGCCTCCGACTCAGCGAACTCGTGCAACTTAATGTCGACGATTGGCCCCAACTCGGTGAACTCTTGCGCGTCACTGGCAAAGGCAACAAGGTGCGGCTTGTTCCAGTGACCGACTTGGCCCATCAGGCCGTGGACACTTGGCTAGAATTTCGGCGCTTTTGGGACAAAGGGGACC containing:
- a CDS encoding diaminopimelate epimerase, yielding MRLSFTKMHGLGNDFVVLDQVTQPVYLSQKQIRGLADRHRGIGFDQLIYVEAPIRPDADFHYRVFNADGKEAGHCGNGARCFYRFVRDKQLTWKRRIKVTTEDGSLLDIFHAGPGLVGVEMEGPVFQTPQIPVTMKHHGQHLYQLPLMDDIIEVGLVSVGNPHCIVWVPDIRTAPVRELGPMLCQHAWFPEQVNVSFVELKSRNHVALRVFERGVGETQACGTAACATIAVGRALGWLDEKVRVIQPGGMLQLRWRGQGANMVMIGPAQKVFEGVVEL
- a CDS encoding DUF484 family protein yields the protein MARARCQHGDDWASPKSVRRCGGIMKTMNTTPKEALIQYLREHPDFFKKHPELLSELELPVAPPGTVSLVERQIRKLREQNQNLQTQLLEVLRNAQRNEHLLGQTTSLIRSLIGCHDLRQLADTLIDAMPKLFQIDVVRLYTEQLPGHEGVAEVCAELGLFFPHRHPICGACDAQTAELLFGRTDIRSVALVPIGRHADMGLLALGHHEPDNFDPNTGTLFLDTIGLVLEALCQKLAFANG
- the xerC gene encoding tyrosine recombinase XerC is translated as MANTTNTELLRPVDSFLAHMRDIRRASVHSLTSYQRTLAATAKLLAEQDIMNWRDVSSHHIRSFVIRWHRQGLQPRSIAQRLSALRSFYRFLLQNGAVSHNPVQDVRAPKRAKRLPAYLDAETLVHFLNRIPQNDPYSARDRAILEIFYGSGLRLSELVQLNVDDWPQLGELLRVTGKGNKVRLVPVTDLAHQAVDTWLEFRRFWDKGDPAMFISRTGSRLHVRTIQRRLVYWAQKLALPDHLHPHKLRHSFATHLLENSGDLRAVQELLGHANLATTQIYTQVDFSHLAKVYDRAHPRAHLSDDDNTDY